The Marinobacter qingdaonensis genome includes a region encoding these proteins:
- a CDS encoding fatty acyl-CoA reductase, with the protein MATQKLKPGESSSKVLEQLRGKHVLITGTTGFLGKVVLEKLIRAVPDIGGIHLLIRGNKRHPDARTRFLEEIATSSVFERLRHDDNEAFENFVEERVHCVTGEVTEPLFGLSSDQFRTLAKGIDAVINSAASVNFREELDKALAINTRCLGNIAELARQNSELAVLQVSTCYVNGMNAGQVRETVIKPAGESIPRSTDGYYEIDELVRLLEDKIADVRSRYAGKMLEKKLVDLGIREANRYGWSDTYTFTKWLGEQLLMKALTGRALTIVRPSIIESALEEPAPGWIEGVKVADAIILAYAREKVTLFPGKRSGVIDVIPVDLVGNAIILSLAEMLSEPTDHRIYQCCSGSSNPISLGEFIDHLMVEAKTSYAEYDQLFYRQPSKPFIAVNRRLFQAVVGGVRIPLSLTGRFLKMLGHSRELRALRNLDTTRSLATIFGFYTAPNYIFRNDELLSLSTRMGELDSVLFPVDARQIDWSVYLRKIHLAGLNRYALKERKLYSLRSAKARKKAA; encoded by the coding sequence ATGGCAACACAGAAGTTGAAACCCGGAGAGTCGTCCTCGAAAGTCCTCGAGCAACTCCGTGGCAAGCACGTCCTGATTACCGGTACCACTGGCTTCCTCGGCAAGGTGGTTTTGGAAAAACTGATTCGGGCGGTTCCCGATATTGGCGGCATTCACCTGCTGATTCGCGGCAACAAGCGTCATCCGGATGCCCGCACCCGGTTCCTGGAAGAAATCGCCACGTCCTCGGTGTTCGAGCGTCTGCGCCACGATGACAACGAGGCGTTTGAGAACTTCGTGGAGGAGCGGGTGCACTGTGTGACGGGCGAGGTCACCGAACCTCTGTTCGGGCTGTCGTCGGACCAGTTCCGAACCCTGGCCAAGGGTATCGATGCCGTGATCAATTCCGCGGCCAGCGTCAACTTCCGGGAAGAGCTGGACAAGGCTCTGGCCATCAACACCCGTTGCCTGGGTAACATCGCTGAACTGGCGCGCCAGAACAGCGAACTGGCCGTTCTTCAGGTGTCCACCTGCTACGTCAACGGCATGAACGCCGGTCAGGTCCGTGAGACCGTGATCAAGCCCGCGGGCGAGAGTATCCCGCGCAGCACCGACGGCTACTACGAGATCGATGAGCTGGTGCGACTGCTGGAAGACAAGATCGCCGACGTGCGCTCCCGCTACGCCGGCAAGATGCTCGAGAAGAAGCTGGTGGACCTGGGCATTCGCGAAGCCAACCGCTATGGCTGGAGCGACACCTACACCTTCACCAAATGGCTGGGTGAGCAGTTGCTGATGAAGGCGCTGACTGGCCGGGCCCTGACCATCGTTCGGCCGTCCATCATTGAGAGTGCCCTGGAAGAGCCTGCGCCGGGCTGGATCGAGGGCGTGAAAGTGGCCGATGCCATCATCCTGGCCTACGCACGGGAGAAGGTGACCCTGTTCCCGGGCAAGCGGTCCGGCGTGATCGATGTGATTCCGGTGGATCTGGTCGGCAACGCCATCATCCTGTCCCTGGCGGAAATGCTGTCCGAGCCCACCGATCACCGCATCTACCAGTGCTGCAGTGGCAGCTCCAACCCCATCTCCCTGGGCGAATTCATTGATCACCTGATGGTGGAGGCCAAGACCAGCTACGCCGAGTACGACCAGCTGTTCTACCGTCAGCCCAGCAAACCCTTCATTGCGGTCAACCGCCGGCTGTTCCAGGCGGTTGTTGGTGGCGTGCGCATTCCGCTGAGTCTGACCGGCCGATTCCTGAAAATGCTGGGCCACAGCCGTGAGCTCCGGGCGCTGCGCAACCTCGACACCACCCGGTCACTGGCGACCATTTTCGGTTTCTACACCGCGCCGAACTACATCTTCCGCAACGACGAACTGCTGTCGCTCTCGACCCGGATGGGAGAGCTGGATTCGGTGCTGTTCCCGGTGGATGCGCGCCAGATCGACTGGAGCGTGTACCTGCGTAAGATCCATCTGGCCGGTCTGAACCGGTATGCCTTGAAGGAGCGTAAGCTGTACAGTCTGCGTTCGGCGAAGGCTCGCAAGAAAGCGGCCTGA
- the acs gene encoding acetate--CoA ligase — protein MTDKQVYPVSPDVAKRALITREQYDEMYRQSVEDPETFWGEHGKRLEWIKPYSKVKNTTYDYDNLSIKWFEDGELNASANCLDRHLADKGDQTAIIFEGDDPADSRHVSYRELHEQTSKFANVLKGLGVKKGDVVTIYMPMIVETAVAMLACARIGAIHSVVFGGFSPEALGARIVNGKSRFVITADEGVRGGRKIPLKKNVDAALKIEGADLVEKVVVVTRTGNSEVPWTDGRDEKYEDLMQGASADCPPEPMNAEDPLFMLYTSGSTGAPKGVLHTTGGYMVYASMTHQYVFDYHDGDVYWCTADFGWVTGHSYILYGPLCNGAITVLFEGVPNYPDSSRMGQVVDKHKVNILYTAPTAIRALMAEGASCMDGTTRDSLRLLGSVGEPINPEAWEWYHRVIGNSECPIVDTWWQTETGGILISPLPGAIDLKPGSATVPFFGVKPALVDNDGNILEGKTEGNLVILDSWPGQMRTIYGDHERFKQTYFSTYKGRYFTGDGARRDEDGYYWITGRVDDVLNVSGHRLGTAEVESALVAHDKVAEAAVVGYPHEIKGQGIYVYVTLVQGQEPSDELKKELVQWVRKEIGPIASPDVIQWAPGLPKTRSGKIMRRILRKIAANEHDQLGDTSTLADPGVVDELISSREFK, from the coding sequence ATGACTGATAAACAGGTTTATCCGGTCAGTCCGGACGTGGCCAAACGGGCCTTGATTACCCGGGAGCAGTACGACGAGATGTATCGTCAATCCGTTGAGGACCCGGAGACGTTCTGGGGCGAGCACGGCAAGCGCCTGGAATGGATCAAGCCCTACAGCAAGGTCAAGAACACCACCTACGATTACGACAACCTGTCCATCAAGTGGTTTGAAGACGGTGAGCTGAATGCCTCCGCCAACTGCCTGGACCGTCACCTGGCCGACAAAGGCGACCAGACGGCCATCATCTTCGAGGGCGACGATCCGGCTGACTCTCGTCATGTCTCCTACCGAGAGCTGCACGAGCAGACTAGCAAGTTTGCCAATGTCCTGAAGGGCCTGGGCGTCAAGAAGGGCGATGTGGTTACCATTTACATGCCCATGATTGTTGAGACGGCAGTCGCCATGCTGGCCTGTGCCCGCATTGGTGCCATCCACTCAGTGGTGTTCGGCGGTTTCTCACCGGAGGCTCTGGGTGCCCGGATCGTCAACGGCAAATCCCGGTTCGTGATCACCGCCGATGAAGGCGTGCGCGGCGGCCGCAAGATTCCGCTCAAGAAGAACGTGGACGCGGCGCTGAAGATCGAGGGTGCCGATCTGGTGGAGAAGGTGGTCGTGGTGACCCGCACCGGCAACTCGGAAGTGCCCTGGACCGACGGCCGCGATGAGAAGTACGAGGACCTGATGCAGGGCGCCTCTGCCGATTGCCCGCCCGAGCCGATGAACGCCGAAGACCCGCTGTTCATGCTCTACACCTCCGGCTCCACCGGCGCGCCCAAAGGGGTTCTGCACACCACCGGCGGCTACATGGTGTACGCCTCCATGACCCACCAGTACGTGTTCGATTACCACGACGGCGACGTCTACTGGTGCACCGCCGACTTCGGCTGGGTGACCGGCCACAGCTACATTCTGTACGGCCCGCTGTGTAACGGCGCCATCACCGTGCTGTTCGAGGGGGTGCCCAACTACCCGGACAGCTCCCGCATGGGCCAGGTGGTGGACAAGCACAAGGTCAATATCCTGTACACCGCACCGACCGCCATTCGCGCGCTGATGGCCGAGGGTGCCTCCTGCATGGACGGCACCACCCGCGACAGCCTGCGCCTGTTGGGCTCGGTGGGTGAGCCCATCAACCCGGAAGCCTGGGAGTGGTATCACCGGGTCATCGGTAACAGCGAGTGCCCGATTGTCGATACCTGGTGGCAGACCGAAACCGGCGGCATCCTGATTTCGCCGCTGCCCGGCGCCATCGACCTCAAACCCGGTTCCGCCACCGTGCCTTTCTTCGGTGTCAAACCGGCGCTGGTCGACAACGACGGCAACATCCTGGAGGGCAAGACCGAGGGCAACCTGGTCATCCTCGACAGCTGGCCGGGCCAGATGCGCACCATCTACGGCGACCACGAGCGCTTCAAGCAGACCTACTTCAGCACCTACAAGGGGCGTTACTTCACCGGTGACGGTGCCCGTCGCGATGAAGACGGTTACTACTGGATCACCGGCCGCGTGGACGACGTGCTGAACGTGTCCGGTCACCGTCTGGGCACGGCGGAAGTCGAGAGCGCCCTGGTGGCCCACGACAAGGTGGCTGAAGCCGCGGTGGTGGGTTATCCGCACGAGATCAAGGGGCAGGGCATCTATGTCTATGTCACCCTGGTGCAGGGTCAGGAGCCGTCCGACGAGCTCAAGAAGGAACTGGTGCAGTGGGTTCGCAAGGAAATCGGTCCGATTGCCTCGCCGGATGTGATTCAATGGGCACCTGGACTGCCCAAGACCCGGTCGGGCAAGATTATGCGGCGGATTTTGCGTAAAATCGCTGCCAACGAGCACGACCAGCTGGGCGATACCTCCACACTTGCCGATCCGGGCGTGGTGGACGAGCTGATCAGCAGTCGTGAATTCAAATAA
- a CDS encoding AAA family ATPase encodes MTAQQPGQRTVNQPRTIAVTGGKGGVGKTSVALNLALTLARQDKRVLLLDGDTDLANVSIMVGLYPHKTLANVVAGDCTLEDTLLETDFGLHIVPGASGVQECIDMGPTDSLQILRALSRLERRYDYVITDTAAGLQATGLHMIAAAELACIVVTPDPASLTDAFSLIKVLKRRGYKRVPSVLVNMAQGASQARSVFQRLDSAAQRHLDLSLHYMGGIWRDETLRQSVLNQKPVALLPVADPSCRQFHTLADMLDVRLTQLSRRKAGIAAYWHWLSRQQAPATAQAAPTPSTPRERCLQAVADLESALAAGGDSSLLRYEAFTRLFALLGRKPDSDTIEIIQTGIGAIEWEKLSDDNRHQLAAHLRHMADQMLPEPAPATAEANPASEPSDPVYDRVSFGEQARLVRVLKEQPAEISLDELLRSLAGKDRDSR; translated from the coding sequence ATGACCGCCCAGCAGCCCGGCCAGCGCACTGTGAACCAGCCTCGCACCATCGCGGTAACCGGGGGCAAGGGCGGCGTCGGCAAGACCTCGGTGGCGCTGAATCTGGCGCTCACCCTGGCGCGGCAGGACAAGCGGGTGCTGCTGCTCGACGGCGACACCGATCTGGCCAATGTCAGCATCATGGTCGGGCTGTATCCCCACAAGACCCTTGCCAACGTGGTTGCCGGCGACTGCACCCTAGAAGACACCCTGCTGGAAACCGATTTTGGCCTGCACATCGTGCCGGGCGCCTCGGGCGTGCAGGAGTGCATCGACATGGGCCCGACCGACAGCCTGCAGATTCTGCGCGCGCTGTCCCGGCTCGAACGTCGGTACGACTACGTCATCACGGACACCGCGGCCGGGCTTCAGGCCACGGGGCTGCATATGATTGCCGCGGCGGAACTCGCGTGCATCGTGGTGACTCCGGATCCCGCGTCCCTGACCGACGCCTTTTCTCTGATCAAGGTGCTCAAGCGTCGGGGTTATAAACGGGTGCCCAGCGTGCTGGTCAACATGGCCCAGGGCGCGAGCCAGGCCCGTTCGGTGTTCCAGCGTCTGGATTCGGCGGCGCAGCGTCATCTCGACCTGTCCCTTCATTATATGGGCGGCATCTGGCGGGACGAGACCCTGCGTCAGTCCGTGTTGAACCAGAAACCGGTGGCCTTGCTGCCGGTGGCCGATCCCTCCTGTCGACAGTTCCATACCCTGGCGGACATGCTCGATGTCCGTCTGACCCAGTTGTCCCGCCGCAAGGCCGGTATCGCTGCCTACTGGCACTGGTTGTCCCGACAACAGGCGCCGGCAACGGCGCAAGCTGCCCCGACCCCGAGTACGCCTCGGGAACGTTGCTTGCAGGCGGTGGCGGATCTGGAGTCTGCGCTGGCGGCCGGCGGCGACAGTTCGTTGCTGCGTTATGAGGCATTCACCCGGTTGTTTGCACTTTTAGGGCGCAAGCCGGACAGCGATACCATCGAGATTATCCAGACCGGGATCGGCGCCATCGAGTGGGAAAAACTGTCCGACGACAACCGTCACCAGTTGGCGGCGCACCTGCGCCACATGGCCGACCAGATGCTTCCGGAACCGGCCCCGGCCACTGCCGAAGCCAACCCTGCCAGCGAGCCGTCCGACCCGGTTTATGATCGCGTCAGTTTCGGCGAGCAGGCCCGTCTGGTGCGGGTTCTGAAGGAGCAGCCGGCAGAAATCTCCCTCGACGAACTGCTGCGCTCGCTGGCTGGCAAGGACCGCGATTCCCGCTGA